A single genomic interval of Musa acuminata AAA Group cultivar baxijiao chromosome BXJ3-4, Cavendish_Baxijiao_AAA, whole genome shotgun sequence harbors:
- the LOC135637334 gene encoding probable xyloglucan endotransglucosylase/hydrolase protein 32 yields the protein MALLIQFLVLLMFHSINAQPSPGYYPSSGIKPLKFFQGYSNLWGPQHQSVSQDQSSVTIWLDRSSGSGFKSTRPYRNGYFGASIKLQRGYTAGVNTAFYLSNDQAHPGFHDEVDIEFLGTIPGKPYTLQTNVYVRGSGDGRIIGREMRFHLWFDPAADFHHYGILWNPEEIIFFVDDVPIRRYARKVEATFPDRPMWVYGSIWDASSWATENGKYKADYTYQPFVSRFTGFKIRGCSAFAPAGCRPVPSSPSGYGLSPQQRAAMQWVQRNHLVYNYCKDYSRDHSLTPEC from the exons ATGGCTCTCCTTATCCAATTCCTTGTCCTCCTCATGTTCCACTCCATTAATGCCCAGCCCTCTCCAGGCTACTACCCAAGTTCTGGGATCAAGCCATTGAAATTCTTCCAAGGCTACAGTAACCTCTGGGGACCTCAGCACCAATCAGTCTCCCAGGATCAATCCTCTGTAACAATCTGGCTTGATAGAAGCTCAG GAAGTGGATTCAAGTCGACCCGCCCATACCGAAACGGCTACTTCGGAGCTTCGATCAAGCTCCAACGTGGCTATACCGCCGGAGTGAATACAGCTTTCTAC CTGTCGAACGATCAAGCTCACCCGGGGTTCCATGACGAGGTGGATATCGAGTTCCTGGGCACGATCCCCGGTAAGCCATACACTCTGCAGACCAATGTGTATGTCAGGGGGAGCGGTGACGGCCGGATCATTGGCAGGGAGATGAGGTTCCACCTCTGGTTCGACCCCGCGGCTGACTTCCACCACTATGGCATTCTCTGGAACCCTGAAGAGATCAT CTTCTTTGTCGATGATGTGCCGATAAGGAGGTACGCGAGGAAGGTGGAAGCAACGTTCCCTGATCGGCCAATGTGGGTGTACGGCTCCATTTGGGATGCATCATCCTGGGCAACAGAGAACGGCAAGTACAAGGCCGACTACACGTACCAGCCCTTCGTCTCAAGGTTCACCGGCTTCAAGATAAGAGGGTGCTCGGCCTTCGCGCCGGCCGGGTGCCGGCCGGTGCCGTCCTCCCCGTCCGGCTACGGCCTCAGCCCTCAGCAGCGCGCAGCGATGCAGTGGGTTCAGAGAAACCACCTGGTCTACAACTACTGCAAGGATTACAGCAGAGATCACTCCCTCACTCCCGAGTGCTGA